GTCCAGAGCGCTCGGGCCCTGATCGCCAGGGGGTCCGGGATGCACCACCAGGCAAACCACGCGCTCCCATACCGATGCCGGGATGCGTCGCTTGAGAAACGGCGCTAGCACAAGATCGGGACAGAACTTGTCGACCGCTTCTTCGGTCACCCGGTCATGGATATCGAGTTCCACACTGAGCGTGTGTCCGCGCGCGCGCAACTCGGCATACAAACGTTGCGAGAGGCTGTTGAAGCTGTGACACAGCAGCAGGATACGCAAACCCGCGCGATCATTCATGGCTGCGGCGGGTGCGGCGAAAGCGCCGCCTGTATGACCTGCCTTGACCTTCTGAGGCGCACCGTTGTTCATGATCACCTCATTCACCGATTGACCACAGCACACATCCCAGGGCACGTGCCGTTCCGCACCACCGCCGACCTCAACAAATCCTCGGCAGCTGCTCGCCGCTGAGCCAGTCCACCACGCGCCGGCCACCAAAGCGGGTCGCCATTTGCACAAAATGATGCGGGTCGGTGGTGACTTCGCCGATGCGTGCCGCTTCGCCACCCAGTGGATGGGCACGCATCGCGACCAGCACGGCCTCGGCGGCTTCGGGTGCCACCACGGCGATGAGCTTGCCTTCATTGGCCACATACAGCGGGTCCAGCCCCAGCAATTCGCAGGCGGCGTCCACCTGCGGATTGACCGGAATCGCGGCCTCCTGCAGCAGCATGCCCACGTCCGACTGGCGCGCGATTTCATTCAAGGTCGTGGCCAAGCCGCCGCGCGTGGGATCTCGCAGCACGCGCACCCCACCCGGTGCAGCCGCGAGCATGGCGGCCACCAGGGTGTGCAGCGCGGCGGTGTCGCTTTCAATGGTCGTTTCGAAGGCCAGGGATTCGCGTTGAGACAGCACGGCCACGCCGTGGTCGCCGATACTGCCCGAGAGCAGCACCACGTCGCCAGCGCGCGCATTGCGTCCGCTGATGTGCACCCCTGGCGCAAGCACGCCAACACCGGTGGTGCTGATGAAGACGCCATCGCCCTTGCCACGTTCCACCACTTTGGTGTCGCCCGTGACCACCGGCACGCCCGCCTCGCGCGCAGCGGCCGCCATGGACTTCACGATGCGCTGCAGGTCCGCCAAAGGAAACCCTTCCTCCAGGATGAAACTGGCGCTCAGGTAGAGCGGTGTCGCACCGGACATGGCCACGTCGTTGACCGTACCGTGCACCGACAGGCAACCCACATCACCGCCGGGGAAAAACAGCGGAGAGACCACATGGCCGTCGGTCGCCATGACGAGCCTCCCCTGCGTCGGGTCAAAGCCGGGCAGTTCCAACACAGCGCCGTCGTCTCCCTGGCGCAGGTAGTCGTTGTCGAATGCCGCGAGAAACACCTCTTCGATCAGCTGCGCAGCGGCCTTGCCGCCCGCACCATGGCCCATGTCAATGTGGCCGTGCTTGATATCCAGAGGGCGGATGTAGTTCTTCTTTACGGGTTTTGGCGCGGGCATTTCACCGCCAGCGGAAGTTTCCACTTCGGTTCTCATGGCACAGCCTCTTCGGCGGTTGAGCTGACGATGGGAATGTCGCGAAAACGACCATAGGTGTAGTGGGCGGCACAGGCACCCTCGCTGGACACCATGCAGGAACCCACCGGATTCTCTGGCGTGCAGACGGTGCCGAAAATCTTGCAGTCGGCGGGCTTCTTCACGCCGCGCAATATGGCGCCGCATTCGCACGCCTTGTTGTCGGCCACCGGCTGGTAGCTCAGGTTGAAGCGCCGCTCGGCGTCGAATGCCGCAAAGCCCTCACGAACCTTGAGCGCACTGTACGGCACCTCCCCCAGGCCGCGCCATTCGAAGCTCGGCCGGAGCTCGAACACCTCGGATACCAGGGCCTGCGCCTTGAGGTTGCCCTCGGGCGTGACAGCGCGGGTGAACTCGTTCTCAACATGGGCGAGACCTTCGTTGACCTGGCGCACCAACATCAGAATGGACTGCATCACATCCAGTGGCTCGAAGCCGGCAATCACCACTGGCTTGCGGTACTCCTCGGCGAAATGATCGTAGGGCGCCGAGCCGATGACGATGCTCACATGGGCCGGGCCGATGAAGCCATCGATGGGCACAGTGCCGAACTGGCGTACCTCGGGGGACTCCAGGATGTGGGTGATGGCCGAAGGCGTGAGCACATGGCAGCACAACACACTGAAATTGCTCAGGCTTTCGCGCTGGGCATCGCGAATCACCAGCGCTGTGGGCGGTGTCGTGGTCTCGAAACCGATGGCAAAGAACACCACTTCACGTTGTGGGTTGGCGCGCGCGATGATCATGGCATCGGCGGCCGAATACACCATGCGGATGTCCCCCCCCGCGCCTTGGCCTTGATCAAGGAAAGGCTGTCGGAGGCGGGTACGCGCATCGTGTCGCCGTAGGTGCAGACGATGGCATCTTGCTCCAACGCCAGGCGAATCGCCAGGTCGATTCGACCAATGGGCAGCACGCAGACCGGGCAGCCCGGGCCATGGATCATGCGCACGTTGGCTGGCAACAATTCCGTGATGCCATAGCGAGAGATGGCATGCGTGTGACCGCCGCAGAACTCCATGAAGTGGTAGCTGCGTGCCGGATCAACCTCAGCTGCAATGCGAGCGCCGATCTGGCTGGCCAGTTCGCCGTCGCGGAATTCATCAATGTATTTCATGCGGTCACCTTTGCCTCGACGCTCGCCACTTCGTGTGGTTCGCTGTTCCCCGAGGGGGCTGGTCCAGCTCGGGGCGGCCCAGCGCTGGCCCCGCCTCCAAGCGTGTGCGTTGAAGCCTCTATCTGCGCCATCTCGGCGAACAACGCCAAGGTGAGCGCAGCCTCCTCGGGGTCGATGACGCCGATCGCATGACCCACGTGCACGATCACGTAGTCACCTACCTGAACACCGGCCACCAGCGCGACGGAAATTTCCTTGCGGATGCCCCCGAGGTTGACCACAGCCTGATCGTTGGGGCGCAGCTCCACCAGAAGCGCGGGAATGGCTAGACACATGGTTCGATTTCCTTTTCGGGTGAATCTTGTCGGGGGTGGGTGACCAGTTG
This region of Hydrogenophaga crassostreae genomic DNA includes:
- the hypE gene encoding hydrogenase expression/formation protein HypE yields the protein MRTEVETSAGGEMPAPKPVKKNYIRPLDIKHGHIDMGHGAGGKAAAQLIEEVFLAAFDNDYLRQGDDGAVLELPGFDPTQGRLVMATDGHVVSPLFFPGGDVGCLSVHGTVNDVAMSGATPLYLSASFILEEGFPLADLQRIVKSMAAAAREAGVPVVTGDTKVVERGKGDGVFISTTGVGVLAPGVHISGRNARAGDVVLLSGSIGDHGVAVLSQRESLAFETTIESDTAALHTLVAAMLAAAPGGVRVLRDPTRGGLATTLNEIARQSDVGMLLQEAAIPVNPQVDAACELLGLDPLYVANEGKLIAVVAPEAAEAVLVAMRAHPLGGEAARIGEVTTDPHHFVQMATRFGGRRVVDWLSGEQLPRIC
- a CDS encoding HypC/HybG/HupF family hydrogenase formation chaperone; translation: MCLAIPALLVELRPNDQAVVNLGGIRKEISVALVAGVQVGDYVIVHVGHAIGVIDPEEAALTLALFAEMAQIEASTHTLGGGASAGPPRAGPAPSGNSEPHEVASVEAKVTA